A window of Fusarium musae strain F31 chromosome 1, whole genome shotgun sequence genomic DNA:
CCTACTGAGGAAAAGGGCCAGTGGCCTCGAAAGTATCTCACGACCCGCAACTCGACAGATACTCGAAGCAGTTCCGGCGACATTGAACATTTCTCTATTTCCCGCGAGTCCTTTGATTCCTACCGCCGATCTTTCGTATGTATCTCCTATTTTCTGCCATCCGTCAAATCGGATATTCTTCGCCTGTGCTCAGCGCACGACTGACATGAGCAAAAGGACATCTCTGCAAGATCGCCAATGCCCAACTGTGATTTCCCAACACGCCAGAGTCTTGACTCAGCACGTCTTCCCCGACTACCTAGATCTGCGATCGAGCGATCATTCGAGCAGCCACCAACCGCCGAGGAGCGTTTTGAAGACGTGGGACTAGACGACCataagcagcagcaacagcagccgGTTCCCCAGGCACAGCCTCAGAAGCGCGGGTTTTTTTCGAAATTCTCCGACAAGGATAGCTCGACCAATCCTACCGTGTCCCGTTTCCTCATGCATGGTCGCAAAAGAGCCCAGAGCGGCCAAGGTTCGGAGCTCACTCCCATGGACAACGCATCCCCCAAGGTGACTGTCTCAACTGATGGTCAAGAAATGCAATGAGATGCACGATCAAAGTTTTGTTCTTCTACATTGTATTAGAGATACCTGGAGTTTTCATTTATGTTCTCGGCGTTTTCGGTTGACTAGGTCGGGGTAGTGCTAGATTCGCATTCACCATG
This region includes:
- a CDS encoding hypothetical protein (antiSMASH:Cluster_1.3); translated protein: MPIRNPFARRPGGAIVQDENQRPDSTPGFEKVDTVGSKSTPVLSIRSQGRDNGEYKMSVVNDSGVYLPPSPTEEKGQWPRKYLTTRNSTDTRSSSGDIEHFSISRESFDSYRRSFDISARSPMPNCDFPTRQSLDSARLPRLPRSAIERSFEQPPTAEERFEDVGLDDHKQQQQQPVPQAQPQKRGFFSKFSDKDSSTNPTVSRFLMHGRKRAQSGQGSELTPMDNASPKVTVSTDGQEMQ